The Sulfurimonas aquatica genomic sequence CAAGGTTGACGATGTAGACATTACAGTCGTTTATGATCGCTCCGGGCTTATTGACAAAGCCGTAGACACTCTCACAAGTACGTTGGTTGAAGAGAGTATCATAGTCGTACTCATCATTGCTCTATTTTTAATGCACCTGCGTTCATCGCTTATCGTTCTTCTTATCTTACCACTTACTATTGGGGCTACGTTTACGCTTATGAAACTCTTTGGTATTAGCTCAAATATTATGAGCTTAGGTGGCATCGCTATTGCCATTGGCGCCATGGTAGACGCAAGCATAGTGATGATAGAAAACTCCCATAAGGCGCTTAACAAGTTTGAAGAACATAACGCAAGGGTTCCAAATGAGAAAGAGAGAGTTCAAATCATCCTCAAATCTTCTCAAGTTGTCGGTCGTCCAATCTTCTTCGCGCTTGCGCTTATAGTCGTCTCATTTTTACCTATCTTTGCGCTCAGTGGCCAAGAGGGCCTACTTTTTACTCCCCTAGCCTATACAAAAACATTTACCATGTCTGCAGGAGCACTCTTAAGCATAACTCTCGTACCTGTACTTATGGTTTTTTTCATAAAGGGGAAAATCGCCAAAGAGAGTAAAAACCCAATCAATAGATTTTTTATATGGGTATACCATCCAATAATCACTTATGGTTTAAAACTAAAATATCTTCTACTCATACTTACTCTTTTATCTCTAGGTTATACATATCCTCTTTATAAGGGCCTTAAGTGGGAGTTTATGCCTATGCTTAACGAGCAGACATTTATGTATATGCCTGTTACTCCTTATGGGATTTCAGTAGACCAGAGTAAGGCCTTAACGCAAAAAACAGACGCTATCATAAAGTCATTTCCCGAAGTAAAAAATGTCTTTGGAAAAGCTGGTCGTGCTTCAACTGCAACAGACCCCGCTCCACTAGGCATGATAGAGAGCATAATTACCTTTAAAGATAAGTCTCAGTGGAGAGATGGCGTTACATATGCAAGCCTTCAACAAGAGATGGAAGATGCACTGCAGGTTCCAGGCCTTATAAACTCATGGACCTATCCAATTCGTGGTCGTATAGATATGCTTTTAAGTGGTATTAGAACTCCTTTGGGGATTAAACTCTATGGACCATCTTCAAAAGGTCTGCAACACTATGGCAAACTCATAGAAAAGAAGCTTCGAGCATTTGATAAAACGCTATCCGTCTTTGGAGACCAAGCGAGTGCGGGCTACTATCTCAACATAGATATAGATGAGAAGAAACTTCAAAGGTATGGAATGAGCAAAAATACTCTACTAGAGCAGACTTCTTTAGCCATAGGAGGGATGAGAGTTTCCACCCTTTACAAAGGACTAGAGCGTTATCCCATTAGTCTGCGTTTAGAAGATGAGCAGAGAAGATCGATTGAGTCTCTCAAAAATATTCAGATTAAAACAAAACTTGGCTTTGTTCCCTTTGACACGTTAGCGAATCTCTCTTACCAAGAGAGCGCTTCAATTATAAAGAGTGAAATGGCGTCGCCCGTTACCTACATATATATAACGCCAAAAGAGGGAGTAAGTGCCACTGCATATAAAAGCCAAGCAAAAGAGCTTCTAGATGAGATTAACTTTGAGAGTGGGTATCACATAGAGTGGGCGGGACAGTCTGAGTATTTAGAGTCTGCGATGGCTAAAATTATTTGGATTATTCCTATTGTTTTAATGCTTATATTTATGCTTATTTATCTAGCCCTTAAAGATTTGATACCTACAATAATAGTCTTTTTTACTCTTCCCTTTGCTCTTCTTGGTGGACTTATATATATTGAGTACTTAAATTTTTCTATGAGCATAGCTGTCATAGTTGGATTTTTAGCCCTTCTTGGAGTTGCTGCTGAGACTGCCATAGTGATGATAGTCTATCTTCAAGAGAGTATATCTGAGTCAAAAAAACTGCATGGAACCTCATTTGGTAAAACTCACTTAAGCAGTGCCATATATGAAGGTGCCGTTCAGCGTTTACGTCCTAAGCTTATGACCCTCTTTTCTATTTTAATAGGTCTGGCTCCCATTATGTACATTAGCGGAGTTGGAAGTGAAGTGATGCAGAGAATCGCTGCTCCCATGATAGGAGGTCTTGTAAGTTCTGCTATTTTAACCCTTGTTATCATCCCTATTTTATTTGAGATCTATAATAGTTATCTTTTAAAAAAGAGTTCTTAATGCTAAGGAGTGCACACTCTTTGCACATACGCTCAGTATACTATCTTCATAATATATAGGAGAAAAAATGAAAACTTTAACAAAAATCTTACTCATACTATTTATGGGAGTCACTCTAATCCATGCTTCAGCGTTTACAAAAGAAGCTAAGTATAAAAAGACAAAGATAGTACTAAGCTCTCAAAAGCCCTTAAGTGTTGGAACAAATACCCTAACATTACATATTACGAAAAAATCAAAAGTTATTAAGAACGCTAAAGTCTCCATCAAAGCCTTTATGCCTGCTATGCCAGGAATGCCTGCGATGGAGTATGAAACAGATACTAAAGAGCTTAAAGATGGTGTTTATGAAGGAAAAGTACAACTCTCTATGCATGGGACATGGCAAATCCATATTTTTATAACTCCCCAGAGTGGCAAAAAATCAAGAGTAAAAAGCTCTCTTACCTTTTAAGAGAGCTTCGCTAACTCTTTTTTAATCTCATCTGCCACTCTAAATGAGTTGGCGTATATGGTCCATGTGTATGGTACGCTCCCCCCTGTTGGCATAAATGAAGCGTCACTTACATAGAGGTTTTCTAAGTCGTGTGCCTTACAGTTTCTATCTAGAACGGATGTTTTAGCATCATCACCAAACCTACATCCACCTGCTACAAGGTTCGGTGGAGGAGATGCTGAGATGGAGTAGTCTATCTCCTCGGCCCCCATCTCTTCTAGAACCTTAACGGCTTTTTTAGCCAAATGCTCCCCTACCGCTAAGTCATGAGGATGTCCATAGAGGTTTATAACGCCAACTGGCACGCCATACTTATCAACTTCTTTTTCATCTACACCTACAAAACAGTTGTCAGTTGGCAACCAATCATTAAAAACTTCAAAGGTTAGCACTCTAGAGGTGGTAAGACGACTATGGAGCTTGTCTGCAAGTTTTTCTCCCCACATGATATTTCCCTCATCGTCATACAGCTCTCTGCTTGCTCGTGAGATGATGTTTTGATGCTCAAAGAGAAAGTCTATAGTCCCACCCTTATATATTCGACATCCATCATTATAATCATACCAATCTTGAAGCGACCGGTTAAAAAAGAGTCCCGGTTGCATTAGCTCAGACTGCTGCTCTTTTGTTAAGTTCTCAAAATTAAACCTACCACTTCCACTTCCTCCTGCTGAGAAAATAAGGTTTTTACCAACTTCACCACTCGAATTTGCTAAACCATTAGGAAAAAATTGATTTTTTGAATTTAGTAGTAAACGCGAGCTCTCTATCGCTTGAGCACTAAGAATAAATATCTTTGCTTTAACAGCATGAGAAAACCCATGCTGAGTATAATAGTATGCCTTAGTCACTCTCTCTTGTGTACTTTTTAACTTATAAACAAAAGCATCTGTTATAATCTTCACATCACACTTTTGAAGAAGTGCCGCTCTTGCACTCCCTTTTGCCCCGCTCGCACACCCATAACTTCCACAAAAGTTTGAGTAGTAGCATCCATGGCGTTTAAGAGAGTCACCTGATAGTACTGCACGAGGAGTGGGAATGCTCTCAAAGCCCAATACGTCACAAGCCTTATCAAACCATTTTGTAGCACCATTGGTAGCGAGTTCTTTTTGTGGAAAATCCTCAGTTGAACGCGGCTCTTGATGTTTGTGTTTTACAACTCTGCCACTTACCCCTATGACCTCTTCTACTTTAGTATAGTAAGGTTCTAGATCCTCATAACTGATAGCCCAATCAACAATGTTTGCCCCTTGTATCTTCCCATAAGAGGAGAGGAGTTTAAAGTCTCTAGGTTTCATTCTATGAAAGTAGCCACTCATAAGGTTTGATGAGCCTCCAACCATAGAGCCATTCCAAAAACTCCATCCAGCTTTAGCCCCATCATACCTTGTAAAGTCACTGGAATTACTATATTCGTTGATAATGTGCTTTTGCTCATTTAATGGTGGAGTAAACATATCTCTACGAGAGACTGCCAACTCATCTTTAGAAAAATCCTCTTCAGT encodes the following:
- a CDS encoding efflux RND transporter permease subunit — encoded protein: MIEKLIAFSIHNKFLILISSLFLVIASFWSIKNTPLDALPDLSPPQVIVHLKWRGQSPKIIEEQGTYPLVSQFLSISNIKSVRGYSSYENGLIYIIFKDSTDLYWARTRVLEQLSSISSQLPSSMEVTLGPDASGVGWIYEYALSSKTKNLAELRTLQDYYYKYALLSVDGVSEVASIGGFVPNYQVSINNDNLIRYDLSIQDVANVIKKNNNDTGGRIVIENGYEWMIQAKGYLKNLNDIRSLVIPSKRETPLTIGDIARVEIVPSARRGMADLNGQGEVVGGIVMVRYGEDVYSAIKRVNEKMKSLKVDDVDITVVYDRSGLIDKAVDTLTSTLVEESIIVVLIIALFLMHLRSSLIVLLILPLTIGATFTLMKLFGISSNIMSLGGIAIAIGAMVDASIVMIENSHKALNKFEEHNARVPNEKERVQIILKSSQVVGRPIFFALALIVVSFLPIFALSGQEGLLFTPLAYTKTFTMSAGALLSITLVPVLMVFFIKGKIAKESKNPINRFFIWVYHPIITYGLKLKYLLLILTLLSLGYTYPLYKGLKWEFMPMLNEQTFMYMPVTPYGISVDQSKALTQKTDAIIKSFPEVKNVFGKAGRASTATDPAPLGMIESIITFKDKSQWRDGVTYASLQQEMEDALQVPGLINSWTYPIRGRIDMLLSGIRTPLGIKLYGPSSKGLQHYGKLIEKKLRAFDKTLSVFGDQASAGYYLNIDIDEKKLQRYGMSKNTLLEQTSLAIGGMRVSTLYKGLERYPISLRLEDEQRRSIESLKNIQIKTKLGFVPFDTLANLSYQESASIIKSEMASPVTYIYITPKEGVSATAYKSQAKELLDEINFESGYHIEWAGQSEYLESAMAKIIWIIPIVLMLIFMLIYLALKDLIPTIIVFFTLPFALLGGLIYIEYLNFSMSIAVIVGFLALLGVAAETAIVMIVYLQESISESKKLHGTSFGKTHLSSAIYEGAVQRLRPKLMTLFSILIGLAPIMYISGVGSEVMQRIAAPMIGGLVSSAILTLVIIPILFEIYNSYLLKKSS
- a CDS encoding GMC family oxidoreductase; its protein translation is MKYDVCIIGSGAGGSPIAYELSNAGYKVVVLEKGENYTEEDFSKDELAVSRRDMFTPPLNEQKHIINEYSNSSDFTRYDGAKAGWSFWNGSMVGGSSNLMSGYFHRMKPRDFKLLSSYGKIQGANIVDWAISYEDLEPYYTKVEEVIGVSGRVVKHKHQEPRSTEDFPQKELATNGATKWFDKACDVLGFESIPTPRAVLSGDSLKRHGCYYSNFCGSYGCASGAKGSARAALLQKCDVKIITDAFVYKLKSTQERVTKAYYYTQHGFSHAVKAKIFILSAQAIESSRLLLNSKNQFFPNGLANSSGEVGKNLIFSAGGSGSGRFNFENLTKEQQSELMQPGLFFNRSLQDWYDYNDGCRIYKGGTIDFLFEHQNIISRASRELYDDEGNIMWGEKLADKLHSRLTTSRVLTFEVFNDWLPTDNCFVGVDEKEVDKYGVPVGVINLYGHPHDLAVGEHLAKKAVKVLEEMGAEEIDYSISASPPPNLVAGGCRFGDDAKTSVLDRNCKAHDLENLYVSDASFMPTGGSVPYTWTIYANSFRVADEIKKELAKLS
- a CDS encoding FixH family protein; translation: MKTLTKILLILFMGVTLIHASAFTKEAKYKKTKIVLSSQKPLSVGTNTLTLHITKKSKVIKNAKVSIKAFMPAMPGMPAMEYETDTKELKDGVYEGKVQLSMHGTWQIHIFITPQSGKKSRVKSSLTF